In one Euleptes europaea isolate rEulEur1 chromosome 12, rEulEur1.hap1, whole genome shotgun sequence genomic region, the following are encoded:
- the LOC130485312 gene encoding olfactory receptor 51V1-like, translating into MASSTPANLSATLFTLPGFPGLEKAHQWIGIPIFSVYLAAMLGNCTILYVIWAEPSLHQPMYFFLAMLATTDLGLCLTTVPTVMGVLWFQLRKISKGACITQLFIIHSFSFMESAVLFAMALDRFLAICYPLRYTVLLTTNRVVRIGLVLLMRSTMLLVAPMMFLQQFPYCPDATLSHSYCLHQDVIHLACASTVFNTFYGLIVIVLTLGSDLLFILISYSLILKTVLGMTSGNEGYHKALGTCVSHICAVLVFYVPVLGLSVVHRFGQHASPLLHVIMGNFYILLPPLMNPIIYCIQTKQIYSRILRIASLKRV; encoded by the coding sequence ATGGCCTCATCCACCCCAGCCAATCTCAGCGCCACACTATTTACCCTGCCTGGTTTCCCAGGGCTGGAAAAGGCACATCAGTGGATTGGCATCCCCATCTTTTCTGTCTACCTGGCTGCCATGCTGGGTAACTGCACCATTCTGTACGTCATCTGGGCAGAGCCCAGTCTGCACCagcccatgtatttcttcctggCCATGCTGGCTACCACCGACCTGGGTCTCTGCCTCACCACGGTGCCCACTGTCATGGGGGTCCTCTGGTTCCAGCTGAGGAAGATCAGTAAAGGTGCCTGCATCACTCAGCTTTTCATCATCCACTCCTTCTCCTTCATGGAGTCCGCTGTGCTCTTTGCCATGGCTCTGGACCGCTTCCTGGCCATCTGCTATCCCCTGAGGTACACGGTTCTCTTGACCACCAACAGAGTAGTCAGAATTGGCCTGGTCCTCCTGATGAGAAGCACCATGCTCCTGGTGGCCCCCATGATGTTTCTTCAGCAGTTCCCCTATTGTCCTGATGCAACCCTTTCTCACTCCTACTGCCTTCACCAAGATGTGATCCATCTGGCATGCGCTAGCACAGTCTTCAACACTTTCTATGGCCTCATCGTCATCGTTCTCACCTTGGGCTCTGATCTCCTCTTCATCCTCATCTCCTACAGCCTAATCCTGAAGACAGTCCTGGGCATGACCTCTGGGAACGAAGGCTACCACAAGGCCCTGGGCACATGCGTCTCCCACATCTGTGCCGTCCTGGTCTTCTATGTTCCAGTGCTCGGGCTGTCCGTTGTGCACCGGTTTGGCCAGCATGCCTCTCCCCTGCTCCACGTCATCATGGGCAACTTCTACATCCTCCTCCCACCCTTGATGAACCCCATCATTTACTGCATCCAAACAAAGCAGATCTACAGCAGGATACTGAGAATAGCCTCACTCAAGAGAGTCtga
- the LOC130485579 gene encoding olfactory receptor 51G2-like, which produces MITLSSSALGGEVLLMIGIPGMSKIHHRLFSILFCLFYLIAFSGNCTILFIIKRTPSLHEPMHHFLSMLAVVDLVMTMCTLPTTLGIFWFDIRTIGFDACLTQMYFIHIISVLESSVLLAMAFDRFVAISRPLRYKAILTKVTIIKMGLAMLVRAVVSLLPIPFLLKRLSYCANNSLSHSFCVHPDVMKLACEDDITVNILYGLVVILSTAGIDFIFIVLSYVLIVRTVVNLGAKGKCWKTLNTCVSHICAVFVFFIPMIGLSMIHRFGKDVPPIVSTVVAYIYLIVPPALNPVIYSIKSKPIRKAIWRMLLWKRNTVRNRDTISLQGV; this is translated from the exons ATGATCACTTTGAGCAGCAGtgcattgggaggggagg TTCTTCTCATGATCGGCATTCCTGGAATGAGCAAGATCCACCACAGATTGTTCTCCATCCTCTTCTGCTTGTTTTACCTGATTGCTTTCTCTGGGAACTGCACCATCCTCTTCATCATTAAGAGAACGCCAAGTCTCCATGAGCCAATGCACCACTTCCTTTCCATGCTGGCCGTTGTGGATCTGGTCATGACCATGTGTACTCTTCCCACCACATTGGGCATTTTCTGGTTTGACATCCGGACCATTGGATTCGATGCCTGCCTCACTCAGATGTATTTCATCCACATCATCTCTGTGCTGGAGTCGTCCGTGCTGCTGGCCATGGCCTTTGACCGCTTCGTTGCCATTTCGCGGCCTCTGAGGTACAAAGCCATCCTGACCAAGGTGACCATCATCAAGATGGGCCTAGCCATGTTGGTCAGAGCAGTTGTCTCCCTCCTGCCAATTCCATTCTTACTCAAGAGGCTGTCGTACTGCGCCAACAACAGTCTCTCTCACTCCTTTTGCGTCCATCCGGACGTGATGAAATTGGCCTGTGAGGATGACATCACGGTCAACATTCTGTATGGCTTAGTGGTCATCCTCTCAACTGCTGGCATAGATTTCATCTTCATTGTGCTTTCTTACGTCCTGATTGTCAGGACCGTTGTCAACCTGGGGGCCAAAGGGAAGTGTTGGAAGACGCTGAACACATGTGTCTCTCACATTTGTGCTGTATTCGTTTTTTTCATCCCTATGATTGGCCTGTCCATGATTCACCGATTTGGCAAGGATGTCCCCCCAATTGTAAGCACCGTGGTTGCCTACATCTACCTCATAGTGCCTCCTGCTCTGAACCCCGTCATATACAGCATCAAATCCAAGCCGATCCGGAAAGCTAtctggagaatgctgctttggaagaGGAATACTGTCAGAAATAGGGATACTATTTCTCTCCAGGGAGTCTGA
- the LOC130485020 gene encoding olfactory receptor 51H1-like: MMSTNPFNISTVNHQTFVLVGIPGMEERNSWMAFPLCLLYVLTLFGNVVILFVIKTEQSLHAPMYLFLSILACSDLGATVCTMPTMLGVYWFDSREISFSACITQMFFIHLFQWIESGILVAMAFDRFVAIHNPLRYTSLLPNTVIGKIGLAILARAFCVCLPTPFLIKRLPFCRSNVLSHSYCLHQDIMHLACADTTVNILYGLIAVICTLGLDVMIILVSYILILKTVLSIASREERSKSLNTCVSHICAILIFYIPMIGASAVHRFGRQLSPIVHMMMANIYIAVPPVLNPIVYSVKTHQIRQRIRKMFQQTK; encoded by the coding sequence ATGATGTCCACCAACCCCTTCAACATCAGCACTGTGAACCACCAAACCTTTGTCCTCGTTGGCATTCCTGGTATGGAGGAGCGCAACTCTTGGATGGCCTTCCCTCTCTGTCTACTCTATGTCTTAACTCTCTTTGGAAATGTGGTGATCCTCTTTGTCATCAAGACAGAGCAAAGCCTCCACGCACCCATGTATCTCTTCCTCTCCATCCTCGCCTGCTCAGATCTGGGCGCCACTGTGTGCACCATGCCAACGATGCTGGGTGTTTACTGGTTTGACTCCAGAGAAATCTCATTCAGTGCCTGCATCACTCAGATGTTTTTCATCCATCTGTTTCAATGGATAGAGTCTGGCATCCTTGTGGCAATGGCTTTTGACCGATTTGTTGCCATACACAACCCTCTAAGATACACTTCACTTCTCCCAAATACAGTAATTGGAAAAATTGGACTAGCCATCTTGGCTAGAGCTTTCTGTGTCTGCTTACCTACCCCCTTCCTTATTAAACGGCTACCCTTCTGCCGCTCCAATGTGCTCTCTCACTCCTATTGTCTCCATCAGGATATAATGCATTTGGCCTGTGCAGACACAACAGTCAATATCTTGTATGGTTTGATTGCAGTCATTTGTACATTAGGTTTGGATGTCATGATCATTCTTGTCTCGTACATCCTGATTCTGAAGACTGTCCTGAGCATTGCCTCCCGTGAAGAACGTTCCAAGTCTTTGAACACCTGCGTCTCACATATCTGTGCCATCTTGATTTTTTATATACCAATGATTGGTGCCAGTGCCGTTCATCGGTTTGGAAGACAGCTGTCTCCCATTGTTCACATGATGATGGCCAACATCTACATTGCAGTCCCACCCGTTCTTAATCCTATTGTTTACAGTGTTAAAACACATCAGATTCGACAAAGGATACGCAAAATGTTCCAGCAAACAAAATGA